In the Naumovozyma dairenensis CBS 421 chromosome 4, complete genome genome, one interval contains:
- the CRM1 gene encoding exportin CRM1 (similar to Saccharomyces cerevisiae CRM1 (YGR218W); ancestral locus Anc_5.111), whose translation MDAILDFSKELDINALDQVVDTFYKGSGVQQKQAQEVLTKFQEHPDAWQRADQILQFSNNPQAKFIGLSILNKLISTKWKLLPAEQRIGIRNFVVGMIITMCQDDMVFQTQKNLISKSDLTLVQILKQEWPQNWPEFIPELISSSTSSLNVCQNNMVILKLLSEEVFDFSAEQMTQAKALHLKTSMAKEFEQIFKLCFQVLEQGSAPSLVVAALESLLRYLHWIPNRYIFETNLLELLSTKFLGSSDIRAITLKCLTEVSSLRIPPNAPAMKTQTVLYFQNTLQQIALHVIPVSTDLKSTYATANGTDQSFLQDFAMFLTTYLTHHRDLLESDESLRELLLSAHQYLIELSKIDERELFKMTLDYWNNLVSDLFYEVQKLPLNELNPLMQLSVGTQTISTGAGAMNPDFLKRFPLKKHIYENICSQLRWVIIENMVRPEEVLVVENDEGEIVREFVKESDTIQLYKSEREVLVYLTHLNVEDTEQIMVNKLARQIDGSEWSWHNINTLSWAIGSISGTMNEETEKRFVVTVIKDLLALTEKKRGKDNKAVVASDIMYVVGQYPRFLKAHWNFLKTVVLKLFEFMHETHEGVQDMACDTFIKIVQKCKYHFVVQQPRETEPFIQTIIRDIQSTTSDLQPQQVHTFYKACGIIISEERNIAEKNRLLSDLMALPNMAWDAIVQQSTANPALLLDSETVKIIANIIKTNVAVCSSMGADFYSQLGHIYFNMLQLYRAVSSMISEQVALDGLIATKTPKVRGLRTIKKEILKLIETYISQAKNLEEVVKDLVDPLLNAVLEDYLNNVPDARDAEVLNCMTTVVSKVGHMIPQGVILILQSVFECTLNMINKDFTEYPEHRVEFYELLRVINEKSFGAFLELPPTAFKLFIDAICWAFKHNNRDVEVNGLQIALDLVKNVERMGNTPFANSFYKNFYFTFVSETFYVLTDSDHKSGFSKQCLLLMKLISLVYENKIQVPIYDESSAPQGTSNQVYLNQYLANMLGNAFPNLTGEQITNFLGALTKQYGDLSKFNGILRDFLVQIKEIGGDPTDYLFAEEKENALQEQNRIQREKAAMVGGLLKPSELGD comes from the coding sequence GCAACGTGCTGATcaaattttacaattttcGAACAATCCGCAAGCAAAATTTATCGGACTATCTATTTTAAATAAACTTATTAGTAcaaaatggaaattattACCCGCGGAGCAAAGAATTGGTATCAGGAATTTCGTTGTTGGGATGATTATTACCATGTGTCAGGATGATATGGTATTTCAGActcaaaaaaatttgattaGTAAATCAGATTTAACTTTGGTCCAAATTTTAAAACAAGAATGGCCTCAAAATTGGCCTGAATTCATCCCTGAATTAATTAGTAGTTCcacttcttctttaaaCGTTTGTCAAAATAACATGGTTATCTTAAAGTTGTTATCAGAGGAAGTCTTCGATTTTTCTGCTGAACAAATGACTCAAGCTAAGGCATTGCATTTGAAAACATCTATGGCTAAGGAATTCGAacaaatcttcaaattatGTTTCCAAGTCCTAGAACAAGGCTCAGCCCCCTCTTTGGTTGTTGCAGCATTAGAATCTTTACTTAGATATTTACATTGGATCCCCAACAGGTATATTTTCGAAACAAACCTTTTGGAATTGTTAAGTACAAAATTTTTGGGTTCTAGTGACATTAGAGCGATTACTTTGAAATGTCTAACTGAAGTATCAAGTTTACGTATCCCACCAAATGCCCCAGCCATGAAGACACAAACTGTCCtttatttccaaaatactTTACAACAAATAGCTTTACATGTCATACCGGTCAGCACAGATCTAAAATCAACTTATGCAACAGCTAATGGTACTGATCAATCATTCTTACAAGATTTTGCAATGTTTTTAACCACATATCTAACTCACCATAGGGATTTATTAGAAAGTGATGAAAGTCTAAGAGAGCTATTATTAAGTGCTCACCAATATTTGATTGAATTATCCAAGATTGACGAAAGagaattattcaaaatgaCTTTGGACTATTGGAATAATTTAGTTTCCGATTTATTTTATGAAGTACAAAAATTACCcttaaatgaattaaatccTTTAATGCAGTTATCTGTGGGGACTCAAACTATTTCTACTGGTGCTGGTGCGATGAACCCagattttttgaaaagatttcctttgaaaaaacatatttatgaaaatatttgcTCACAATTAAGATGGGTCATTATAGAAAATATGGTTAGACCAGAAGAAGTTCTTGTTGTAGAAAACGATGAAGGTGAAATTGTAAGAGAATTCGTCAAGGAATCTGATACCATTCAACTATATAAATCTGAAAGGGAAGTTCTTGTTTATTTGACACATTTGAATGTTGAAGATACTGAACAAATTATGGTTAACAAATTGGCGAGACAGATTGATGGCTCAGAATGGTCATGGCATAACATTAATACTTTATCATGGGCCATTGGTTCCATTTCTGGTACCATGAatgaagaaactgaaaaaagATTTGTTGTTACAGTTATTAAGGATTTATTAGCTTTGACAGAAAAGAAGAGAggtaaagataataaagcTGTTGTTGCATCAGATATAATGTATGTTGTTGGTCAATATCCACGTTTCTTAAAGGCTCATTggaatttcttgaaaacTGTTGTCTTGAAattgtttgaatttatGCATGAAACTCATGAAGGTGTTCAAGATATGGCCTGTGATACCtttattaagattgttcaaaaatgtaaatatCATTTCGTTGTTCAACAACCTCGTGAAACAGAACCTTTCATTCAAACCATTATTAGAGATATTCAATCTACGACAAGTGATTTACAACCTCAACAAGTTCATACTTTTTACAAAGCATGTGGTATAATCATTTCTGAGGAAAGAAATATTGCTGAAAAGAATAGATTATTAAGTGATTTGATGGCTTTACCAAATATGGCATGGGATGCTATAGTACAACAATCTACAGCAAATCCggcattattattagattcaGAAACAGTAAAAATTATAGCTAATATCATCAAGACAAATGTTGCTGTTTGTTCTTCTATGGGTGCTGATTTCTATTCTCAACTAGGTCATATCTATTTCAATATGTTGCAGTTATATAGAGCTGTTTCATCAATGATATCAGAGCAAGTTGCATTAGACGGACTAATTGCTACTAAGACACCAAAGGTTCGTGGGTTGAGAACAATTAAGAAggaaattttaaaattgattgaaaCATACATATCTCAAGCAAAGAACTTGGAAGAAGTTGTTAAAGATCTTGTTGATCCATTATTAAACGCAGTTTTAGAAGACTATTTGAATAATGTTCCAGATGCAAGAGATGCAGAAGTCTTAAACTGTATGACAACAGTGGTTAGTAAAGTTGGTCATATGATTCCACAAGGTgttattttgattttacAAAGTGTCTTTGAATGTACCTTAAATATGATCAATAAAGATTTCACTGAATACCCAGAACATCGTGTGGAATTCTATGAATTATTGAGAgtcattaatgaaaaatcattcGGTGCATTTTTGGAACTGCCACCCACAGCATTTAAGTTATTTATTGATGCAATTTGTTGGGCATTTAAGCATAATAATAGGGATGTCGAAGTTAACGGGTTACAAATTGCCTTAGATTTAGTGAAAAATGTTGAAAGAATGGGTAATACCCCATTTGCTAATTCATTTTACAAAAACTTTTATTTCACATTTGTTAGTGAGACATTTTATGTGTTAACAGATTCTGATCATAAATCAGGATTTTCCAAACaatgtttattattaatgaaattgatatcATTGGTTTATGAAAATAAGATACAGGTTCCAATCTATGATGAATCAAGCGCTCCTCAAGGTACATCTAATCAGgtttatttgaatcaatATTTAGCCAATATGTTAGGTAATGCATTCCCTAATTTGACGGGAGAACAGATTACTAATTTCTTAGGTGCTCTAACTAAGCAATATGGTGATCTATCTAAATTCAATGGTATCTTAAGAGATTTCTTGGttcaaattaaagaaattggtGGTGATCCAACAGATTATTTGTTTGctgaagaaaaggaaaatgcTTTACAAGAACAGAACAGGATACAAAGAGAAAAGGCAGCTATGGTTGGTGGTTTATTAAAACCATCTGAACTGGGAGATTAA
- the MRPL9 gene encoding mitochondrial 54S ribosomal protein uL3m (similar to Saccharomyces cerevisiae MRPL9 (YGR220C); ancestral locus Anc_5.110) encodes MLIPPSMTIIATTICKRTISTKASLIAPSIRSTMKSSPPPINHSPIQAFSRKWLPKDCGLIGQKIGMAPFFDPETGDRIAATILEINNVEVIMHRTLESNGYWANQVGYGTKNYLNETRQMLGHFASKLINPKLKIAEFRVKESSGLLPLGTHLKPSFFKVGQFVDLKSVSKGKGFAGVMKKYHFKGLRASHGTSVMHRHGGSYGQNQDPGRILPGKKMPGRMGGKQVTVQNAQILKVDDANNVIWVKGSIPGPKDTFVKIQEAIKKMDKN; translated from the coding sequence ATGCTAATACCACCCTCGATGACGATAATTGCAACCACAATATGTAAACGAACTATATCAACAAAAGCTTCCTTAATCGCACCAAGTATAAGATCAACAATGAAATCATCTCCTCCACCAATTAATCATTCACCGATTCAAGCCTTCTCACGTAAATGGTTACCCAAGGATTGTGGTCTTATAGGTCAAAAAATTGGTATGGCTCCCTTTTTCGATCCAGAAACTGGGGATCGAATAGCCGCAACCATATTAGAAATCAATAACGTGGAAGTTATCATGCATAGAACATTGGAATCAAACGGTTATTGGGCAAATCAAGTCGGGTACGGTAcgaaaaattatttgaatgaaacAAGACAGATGTTAGGACATTTTGCAtcaaaattgattaatccgaaattgaaaattgcTGAATTTAGAGTAAAAGAATCCAGTGGATTGTTACCCCTGGGGACACATTTGAAACCATCATTTTTTAAAGTGGGACAATTTGTCGATTTGAAATCTGTGAGCAAAGGGAAGGGTTTCGCTGGTGTTATGAAGAAGTATCATTTCAAAGGTTTAAGAGCAAGTCATGGTACTTCTGTTATGCATAGACATGGTGGTTCTTATGGTCAAAATCAAGACCCTGGTCGTATTTTGCCAGGAAAGAAAATGCCCGGTAGAATGGGAGGGAAACAAGTTACGGTTCAAAATGCtcaaatattgaaagtGGACGATGCAAATAATGTTATTTGGGTTAAGGGTTCCATTCCGGGCCCAAAGGACACCTTCGTTAAGATTCAAGAAGCTATCAAAAAGATGGATAAAAACTGA
- the NDAI0D02440 gene encoding uncharacterized protein, whose translation MLILTDPTSMKPSRTRMFLAKRTTSESTTMGLTIGIPVGVAVLFFSLISTIIIYKKHQKRKNNHNKVPTTTALSIEKQTVINNDDIDLKIPDSTPHLMNISQFDIVQSPTSSSPTSSSSLIPSNFKYNPSSNGTIASTKEVIETDNSLNFNNDSTITDDFDFVEKNISNKISKVETITTVSKDDSTNNNMISNKDVLYTTISPETKPNNKHKDNINGHTGSDKFNVAFDLLEGNESNISKHSTNNIGTIDSEKITPDLHESKHDTHIYSAAKNSIMEDIEFVNADGALESLKNTGQIDKNTDSFGQIDDNSSNFMIDNNNNIKTDKEAANGHQIPSVDKFDFENAIEFEAASSSNLLHGPILDLVSLKDHSPEDELVESGGRPINETCEDAEEQLVEPIELEKVECQQEDIQFLDEVNHEQIDYDRSQESIEDEIEEKENVIRIASIYELYLEDFRKSFLSTSSSISSPVLNNHTTKTDIDNTEDTINDDNKENDTSTLFPLQERLDASTPLETTFLSSASSNSNPKGRFLPIINQYPEQQYLIETPKSESNSTFTHAHPEVKTPKGLTPSPPSATDSASIYNLKSIIDKMNDGLGFETSPTDTSRRLPKLKVPIMFRNKDPHSKQRDPNEELKIDPTEDLLNDYSFTSESDELRMIHTAPPSTNILPRTIKGTALINQ comes from the coding sequence ATGCTCATATTAACTGATCCTACATCGATGAAACCATCACGAACGAGAATGTTCCTTGCAAAAAGAACCACAAGTGAGAGTACAACAATGGGATTAACAATTGGTATTCCAGTAGGGGTAGCAGTTTTGTTCTTCTCACTGATATCAACAATAatcatatataaaaaacatcaaaaaaggaaaaataacCATAATAAAGTACCGACAACTACCGCATTATCGATTGAAAAGCAAACAgtaattaataatgatgatatcgATCTCAAGATACCAGATTCAACTCCtcatttaatgaatatatctCAATTCGATATAGTTCAATCTCCAACCTCTTCTTCACCGacttcttcctcttcattaATCCCTTCcaattttaaatataatccATCTTCCAATGGTACAATCGCATCAACCAAGGAAGTTATCGAGACCGacaattctttaaattttaataatgatagcACTATAACTGATGATTTTGACTTCGTAGAAAAGAACATCTCCAATAAAATTTCGAAAGTTGAAACAATTACTACTGTTTCAAAAGATGATAGTACCAATAACAATATGATATCCAACAAAGACGTGCTATATACTACTATTTCTCCAGAAACTAAACCTAATAATAAGCATAAGgataatattaatggaCATACTGGATCTGACAAATTTAACGTGGCTTTTGACCTTTTAGAGGGGAATGAAAGTAATATTTCCAAGCattcaacaaataatatcGGCACTATTGATAGTGAGAAGATTACACCCGATTTACATGAATCTAAGCATGATACACATATTTACTCAGCCGCGAAGAATAGCATAATGGAAGACATCGAATTTGTTAATGCGGATGGAGCACTGGAATCTCTAAAGAATACTGGacaaattgataaaaatactGACAGTTTCGGACAAATTGACGATAATTCCTCTAATTTTATGATagataataacaacaatattaaaACAGACAAAGAAGCCGCTAATGGTCACCAAATTCCTAGTGTTGACAAATTCGATTTTGAGAATGCCATAGAATTCGAAGCAGCTAGCTCCTCCAACTTATTACATGGTCCAATATTAGACCTAGTTTCATTAAAGGACCATTCACCTGAAGACGAACTTGTCGAATCTGGGGGCCGTCCAATAAACGAAACATGTGAAGATGCTGAGGAGCAATTAGTTGAACCAATAGAGCTTGAAAAAGTAGAATGCCAACAGGAAGATATCCAGTTCCTAGATGAAGTAAATCACGAACAGATAGATTACGACAGAAGTCAGGAATCAATAGAAGACGaaatagaagaaaaggaaaacgTTATAAGAATTGCAAGTATCtatgaattatatttgGAAGATTTTAGGAAATCCTTTTTATCAACCTCTTCTTCTATATCGTCACCTGTTTTGAATAACCATACTACTAAAACTGACATCGACAATACTGAGGATACTatcaatgatgataacaaagaaaatgatactAGTACCCTATTTCCATTGCAAGAAAGGCTAGATGCTTCAACTCCATTAGAAACAACATTCCTATCTTCGGCATCATCCAATTCTAATCCAAAAGGTCGGTTTCTGCCCATAATCAACCAATATCCAGAACAACAATATCTTATTGAAACCCCTAAATCTGAATCAAATAGTACCTTTACTCATGCTCATCCTGAAGTGAAAACTCCCAAAGGTTTAACCCCATCACCGCCGTCTGCAACGGATTCTGCGTCAatttataatttgaaatcaataataGATAAAATGAATGATGGTTTAGGATTTGAAACATCACCGACCGACACTTCACGTCGATTACCAAAATTAAAAGTTCCCATCATGTTTAGAAATAAAGACCCCCACTCAAAACAACGTGATCCAAATGAAGAGTTGAAAATTGACCCAACAGAAGACTTGTTAAATGATTATTCATTTACATCTGAATCTGATGAACTTCGAATGATACATACAGCTCCACCCAGTACCAACATCTTGCCAAGAACGATCAAAGGAACAGcattaataaatcaatga